In a single window of the Bacillus mycoides genome:
- a CDS encoding ParM/StbA family protein: MSILLKAGADAGNNGLKLMVKGQEPIFIPSIYSLYIGESTGLLDEGEVSSSELENHIDVTISSPSLMLNNVRYIVGEKVIQDQLKGTEVEKKSNKSTDELMVITILSGLAISAMRQSPTSSHINIRYDLSVALPMQLITQEIAAENAKRYMGNHKVIFHYPNGRDVTINVSIEFCKCLPEGASGTWGIVYDEEGNVVKHKIECEQNQVSEIDFVDKTLLSFDIGAGTTEEVVSLGVNFRPQLSKGLSYGVKETLLQIITRWNRKYPTKTIDSITEFNQIYLNEKHPRNALLVEESQPAFLGLAARVATDIINKIDDMKDDPYVFIYGGGAVIIKNSLKMILKQKGRLKNVIFVDNPLFTNARGLLVYTCSPKYREHKQKELGFTNLTIS, encoded by the coding sequence ATGTCTATTCTTTTAAAAGCTGGTGCAGATGCAGGAAATAATGGTTTGAAGTTAATGGTGAAAGGGCAGGAACCTATTTTTATTCCGAGTATTTATTCCTTATATATAGGTGAGTCTACGGGGTTGTTAGATGAGGGTGAAGTTTCATCGTCAGAATTAGAGAATCACATTGATGTGACCATTAGTTCTCCATCGCTAATGTTAAATAATGTACGATACATCGTTGGAGAAAAAGTGATTCAAGATCAATTAAAAGGTACTGAAGTGGAGAAAAAATCAAATAAATCTACTGATGAGTTAATGGTCATTACAATCCTTTCAGGTTTAGCGATAAGTGCTATGCGTCAAAGCCCTACTTCAAGTCATATTAATATTCGTTATGATTTATCTGTTGCTCTTCCAATGCAACTTATTACACAGGAAATTGCTGCTGAAAATGCGAAACGGTATATGGGTAATCACAAGGTCATATTCCATTATCCAAATGGACGCGATGTTACGATTAATGTTTCTATTGAGTTTTGTAAATGTCTACCTGAAGGCGCTTCTGGGACGTGGGGGATTGTATATGATGAGGAAGGAAATGTTGTGAAACATAAAATAGAATGTGAACAAAATCAAGTTTCAGAAATTGATTTTGTAGATAAAACTTTATTGTCTTTTGATATTGGCGCGGGGACAACGGAAGAAGTTGTTTCATTAGGGGTAAATTTCCGTCCGCAATTAAGTAAAGGATTATCGTACGGTGTAAAAGAAACGTTACTACAAATTATTACGAGATGGAATCGGAAATATCCTACGAAAACAATTGATAGCATTACAGAATTTAACCAAATTTATTTAAATGAAAAGCACCCAAGAAATGCATTGTTAGTTGAGGAATCGCAGCCAGCATTTTTAGGTTTAGCAGCACGTGTCGCAACGGATATTATTAACAAAATTGATGATATGAAAGACGATCCATATGTATTTATTTATGGTGGGGGCGCAGTTATTATTAAAAATAGCTTAAAAATGATTTTGAAACAAAAAGGACGCTTGAAAAATGTGATCTTTGTAGATAACCCGTTATTCACCAATGCTCGTGGGTTATTAGTATATACATGCTCGCCAAAATATAGAGAGCATAAGCAAAAAGAGTTAGGGTTTACAAACTTAACGATAAGTTAG